The sequence below is a genomic window from Humulus lupulus chromosome 3, drHumLupu1.1, whole genome shotgun sequence.
ctcttttcgaaatatcttttcgaatggggccaggttttttgtaaggcacactcgaacttgtggcctgatacacctctccccaagactcaacgagggcagtatagttagtgaaccgaggttcataacgattacccttggctcgtttgttgtcggaggtggaaggctcgttatacggctgttttccaccattcttgccattgccgttaccgttaccattcccgttgcccttgccctTTCCATTAGGTTTGggcccattggcggctttggcgggttcagaagcgttcttatccttgcctgagggctttccatcgtcggcaatggcttcttcgagcttgatgtagcgattagcccggtccaaaaattcttgggtagttctcactccttcctttcgaagacttttccagaggggagaatgacgtttaactcctgcagttatgggcatcattttgccttcgtccccaaCCGTTTTctctccagctgctgctcgcataaaacgctggatgtagtccttcactgactccccatcctgttggcgaatttcaaccaactggtttgcctcggtcggatgcacacgaccagcatagaactgtccgtagaactcccttacaaacatttcccaggaaactatgcttgcgggagggaacttaaagaaccactcctgcgcagcttcagaaagtgttgcaggaacgatcctgcaccgagcgtcttcggacactttctgaatgtccatttgaatttcaaacttattgacatgcgagactgggtctccatgtacatcaaagtttgggagcgtaggcatcttgaatttgctgggagtttcggcattagctatcctttgtacgaaaggggtgcctttcctcctatcgtggtcgatgtaaaaagttcttcccccgaccagctgttgcactgcctggttgagggcgtctatctgggcttgtacAGCGATAGGAATCGCTgtagcctctgttgctggggggacgctctcgccatgcctctcacggcgatcgttgagtacatctctcaggtcctctctcttctccgctgctcgctacccccgagccggttgaagacattattttgtctgggctgcccccagcatcctgtctatttggttggtcatcttgaggtacctggctcctgccttttcctctttctccattcctcccaccggcatttcctttgcctgagtcggcctcattatatccgtggccatctctgaacctcgactagctatggtgagatcgactgttccctcgatgtccgTTCTTGGCCGaaccgtcccgagcgttagagggtggcctgcgctggtcgtggtgtccccgtgcatcatcgtgccgtggggggccctggaccgcagagcctagctctgagtccctcctgttaccaggagggtactgacctctgtttggTAGGTTCGGTCCATCATCCCTAcagcgtctaggactgcgaggctgatgctcggccctgttctgcctctgttgcgggggattaccctgagcagcttgggatggtggctgtgcctcagggtccagtgggacatcatcgtggggcatctgaggctgctcgggcctttgcgaacttgaaggctgaatcggtgggctaggattgggacccctctgagATGGCCCATTAGCAGGTTGGTCAGGCCGCgaagcaggtgcagcctgatttctagccagtagcaaggctgcctcgagggcttccATGGCTTCGCCCTGGCGGCAGTCCACCTCCGCTTGTCTTTCGttcaattccgcgcgctgccgttcaatctcctgctgctgccgcgccataatttcagcagcagtctcctgactggctctcagattagccagttcttcctgcaacgcgcccagggtactcttcaacgttgcatcatccatttcctcctcctcaaagtccagttgtggttcatcctctgccatgcttgcaggaggaggaggaggtggcgggtttgatggtgcagcggcggccgcctgtccagttttctttccagctttcgccattagttttctcaacaacgataaatcaagctctcaatgaaagcaccaaaatgttgaccctcgatttttccaactgacacggagtcagaatatgcttgatatggatgaaagtaataagaagaacgtaatgacaaaagtaaataagacacagtattttatagtggtttggccccaagatctggtaatgacctacgtccacttaggttgatattgatataaaaatcagatgagtgatcaaagaactagggttcaatgagtttcactaatctctgaagaataatacaatattactaggagaattattatagtctcgaatgattcaaaagccaaaaatccttcccttgagctatctcttgctatttataggctcaaggggaattacaaaagattgttacagatattctttcttgaataatcggatacttaggagattgtgtgagataaattcgggattccacaaagatcttcccattaatgttgccttgtatgcggagctatcgaccagactggtcgcaggtaagactggttcgcactgcttctagcgtgtcttctggtcgatactctagcagaacgtttccaggtgtcagccacgtgtccaggaatcacttgccacgtcatcaatgctaattttatggataacattatgtaattaaatttaaatttgtaacttacataattgacagcagtttgattaaattgacaaaattttatcaatcaaatctgagtttagggtaccaaatatgtacgattttaaaatacaggataccatatgagcattattgaaaacagagggtaccaaaatgatactttgcaaaaacatagggtaccaaatgagtatattccctttCTTCGACACATTATTCTAGTAAGATGAACTAAGTAAAAGTATAGCTTGTTCTTGCTTGTATTGCTCTTTGGTTTATTGCTTGTCTATTACTATGTAGTTTTGTGTGAGTTATTTTCAAGTTtaatgtttgaatttttttaaggtTATTTTAATCCCTACTAGAATCCCACATACATTTCCTATTGTAGTGGGCAATGACATTAATTGAAGATATAGAATATCAACTTCAGAGTGTACATACTGACCCTTTTTTGGATAAAAAAGCAACACACTGTCTAAAAGCACACAGAAGCTTGGCAAATTTTGTGGCTAATTAACATGCTTGGGTTCAATTGTTGCTAGAGGAAATTAGAGTTGACTTGCCCAAAATTCCTTTGATATATAGTGTGATAATCTCAACACTATCAACAAATCTAATTTTACACATGCTCATAGAAAGTACATTGAATTGGATTTACAAGTTAGCTAGGTTAATCAAGTAGTTGATTATGTTTTCTCTTCCACAATGTTCTCTCATGACCATTGAATAAATACTCAATATATTTTGCTTCACAAATCTAATGAATAATAAATTATTGGTGGGAggctttttttcaaaaaaaaaaatattaagggTATTTTGAACTTTATAACAAATTAAAAGGTAAGGGAAATGAAACTTTAAAATTTTACAAGAATTAATTCAACTTTCAAAAACACATGTTTTTGGGGATTCAAAACCCTATCTCACCTCCCCATACACTTACACATACCCAACTACCTAACTACCTGAGGTAGCCTTAAGTTGACTCAATCACACATTTATTCTTGCATAAAACACCATTTTTGGGCAATAAAAAAATTCTTAATCAACTACAATTTTTTGAAGTGCAAGGAATCCTCGTCTTTAAAGAGCCTATTATTTTAGGAGATTTTCTCTTGCTAGAACTCGGAGTAGTCTTAGACTTCTTAGAAGTAGTCTTTGGTAAAGGCTTTTTACTCTTTTTCGTGCCATTGTTACCTGAAGAACTACCGATCTTGCTCTTGGGAGGGTTAAAAGCTGCACAATTCTTCCTAATCTCACCAGCATTTCCCACAAGAACTTCAATTTTTCCCATCTTAGTGATAGCATTTACGAAGCTCCTAGAGAATTGGGCTAGATTTGAAGCCAAATTTGCAACAAAACCAGAAGTAGTAGAGTCTGAAGCAAGCTCCTGATCAATCTGCAAAACCCCTCTCTTCAAACGTATCTGACGGTAGAACTCATTATCAAAAACATTACTAGTGTTTTGATCCAAAAATGTCTTTGGATTATTCCCATTTGCGCACACACTTTTTAGCTTGGTAACCAGCTTAGGATCCATGGAGGGATCGGGCTTACCGGTGCCTTGAAAGTTCGAAAGCCGATTAGAGAAGAAGTTGCAGTGAGCGAATCCAACTGTGTGCGCACCGAGAAGAACCACCATTTCGTTTAGAGTCATATTTTTGGCTTGGAAGGACTGGAAGGCTGAGGTGACGGACTGGCTTGGACCGGGCAAGTTGACGTTGTTAGGGTTTGAGACAAGTCCGTCTCTTCTGCCAGTCGAAACGGCGTAGTTTGGTCCACCGGCGAGGAAGACTGAGTCGCGAGTGGCTACGGTTATGATGTCTGCGCATGAGACTTTTGAAGGGCATGCTGCTTCGAGCCTTCTCTTGGCCTCGTCGATGATCTCGTAGCCTCGTACGGTCAGATTTGGTGCTGCAGTTTTCTCTGAGGGCTTGGTCGATGTGGAGTTGATTAGTATGGACGCATCACATCCCTgttgaaaataattattaaaaaaaatatatataagaaatgTAGTATTGATTATTAAGCATAACTATAAAATTAATGTTATTATATAAATGAATTAATGTGCTTCATATAGTGTCACATAGGTTGTGTttagtaaaatttttgtttttgaattttttaaatacaaaaataaaaatagaaatataattttatttttgtttctttatttttaaaaaataaaaatatgtttggtaattatttttgttttttgtttttaaaaacaaaaataataaacgtatttgataatttttatttttagtttttatttaacaATACGAGATATTGATTTGAAGAAGATAAGGACAAAAAACGAAAACAGTTTAAagaaattttgaaagtgaaaaaattatatctttaaaatttaatgaattttaattaaaattttaaaaaataagaaataaaaattgAATTACCAAACAcgttttatatttaattgttaaatttttaattaattaaataaataattattttttaataattcaaaGAGAGACAcgtatatatattgtatatgggTTTTCATTTGTGTTGGGTATTGAAAGAAAGAGTAGATGtacataatttaaattaaaagacttgCCTTCTTTtcgcttattattttttaattatgattattattttcttttcccCCGACAGAAACGAGAAGACTGATCTTTATAAAAtcttaaatagtttttttttatcagATTTAAAAACTTATATGATTGTAAAGCATATAAAGAATAGTGAGTTGTGCCTTAATTTAATACTAATTAATAAAACCATCGATATTTTAATTGACTGTGCATATAAGTGTGTGTGTTAATTAACCATATATATATAAGCCAGATAATAATATAGTCCAAATTACGGACCAATTTTTTATTAAGATTCCACCAAGTTGAAGTACCTACCGACAATCACCAGTAAATTCAAACGGGGTAGTGAAGagaataatatttgtttatttatttatccaAATTATCCTCCaactaaaattatatataaaaaatataggaACATTTTCCATAACAATGTCACTTTGATGTACATTACGTGAGATAATAAGCAAATAAAAAGTGGACAAGTGTAATGTGTAAGTAGTAATAAAGATCGAcactattatatatattatgaCAGCATTTTGGCGAAGTCAGGGCACTGTGTGGCAAtttaaatatac
It includes:
- the LOC133821715 gene encoding peroxidase 57-like, with translation MTKKMNNNISSLVILLSFLTLSTCVFAQLTPNFYRVSCPNAEQIIKQVVKERFAKDSSIAAALLRMHFHDCFVKGCDASILINSTSTKPSEKTAAPNLTVRGYEIIDEAKRRLEAACPSKVSCADIITVATRDSVFLAGGPNYAVSTGRRDGLVSNPNNVNLPGPSQSVTSAFQSFQAKNMTLNEMVVLLGAHTVGFAHCNFFSNRLSNFQGTGKPDPSMDPKLVTKLKSVCANGNNPKTFLDQNTSNVFDNEFYRQIRLKRGVLQIDQELASDSTTSGFVANLASNLAQFSRSFVNAITKMGKIEVLVGNAGEIRKNCAAFNPPKSKIGSSSGNNGTKKSKKPLPKTTSKKSKTTPSSSKRKSPKIIGSLKTRIPCTSKNCS